A window of Halovivax gelatinilyticus genomic DNA:
GCTTCGACGACGCGTTCGGGATGTATCGCCACACCATCGTCGCTAATCGGTTCGTACAATCCGGACAGCGCGCAGTAATGCGGTCCTCACTGCGACGTACCGAACACAACACTATGGGGCTCACTGTCGCCTTCGTAGGTATGCGCTCCAGGCGATGTCCGGTTGCGCGGTGGGGTCACGAACGATGATACCCGCTGGACCGTCGCTCACGTTAGTCTCCGAGGTGAATGGAAGTCGAGAGGACGGGACATCGACACACTCTGGAATCGAATCGTTTCTCACGAAATATACGGAGTCGTTCTGGTATTACGGGTCGGGGAAAGTTGCGCTCCGTGATGGCGTCAGAACGTTGCGAGCGACCGAGGAATCAACAGATATCCGGTATTCGTCTTCGACACCCAACGTGCTCTTGCCCGCCTACGTTCCCGATGCCGTGTCGGAACCGCTCGTCGAGCTCGACGTCGAACCGCGATACTACGCGATTACCGAGCGGTTGGCCCCGGATCTGAACGATCTCGTCGATCGGGCCGATAGCGATACGCTCGCTGTCGTTTCCGTCAACTACTTCGGATTCCCCCAGCCGAACCTTGACGAGCTATCGAAGCTGTGCGATGAACGCGGCTGGTATCACGTAGACGACAACGCACACTCGGCGTGGAGCGTCTCCGACGGATCGCTGCTGGGCACGATGGGCGACGTCGGTATCACCTGCCTCTGGAAGACGCTCCCGATTCCGAACGGTGCGCTGTTGTACGTTCCGTCGCCGTCGCTCCGTGAGTCGTTCGAGCCGTCCGCACTGGCCGGTCGACAGCCCCGTCTCGACGGCAACGATCTCCGCTATATCGGCAAGTCGTATCTCTCGTCGGTTCGTCACGCAAGTTCACTCGTTCGTCACTCGGTCGACTCGGTCGTCCAGAACGTGTACGGTTCTGCGGCGCCTGATCCCGGTCGCCGATACGACGCCGGAAAGCGTCGCTTTTCTCGTCTGTCGGCGATACTGTGTGAGGAAACCGATCCAACGGAGATCGTTCGCCGGCGTCGCGAAAATTTTCGGACCTGGCTCGCTATGTTCGACGAATCCGATCGCTGCCGACCGCTGTTTTCTCACCTTCCACCGGGCATCTGTCCGCAGACGATGCCGGTGTACGCACCCGATCCCGACGCCGTTTCGAACCGGTTGCGCCGACTCGGGGTCGACGGCGTCCACCGCTGGCCGCGTCTCCATCCGGCCGTCGCGGCCAATCCCGATTACGCGGTCGCGACCCGGCTCGCCGAACACGTACTCACCGTCCCGGTTCACCAGCACGTCGACCCGGCGCGGATCGAAACGATCGCCGATGGATTCGTCGACCGATCGGTAGAATGTCCCTGACGATCAAGCCGCGGGCCATCGTTGTCACGATCCGACGCTCCCTGCCTCTATCGTCAGTCACGCTCGACGGTCTCCTCTCGAACCGAGATCCCTTTCCGTCCGAGGTGCTGTAACTGTCGTCGGGCAAATTCCTCTTCCCGCGTTCCTCGCGTCGCGAGGACGTAGACGAGCGATCCGCCGGCCGGGCGCATCGTTCGTCCGGCGCGCTGGGTCCCCTGTCTGCGCGAGCCGCCCAGTCCCGAAGCCACGATCGCGAGGTCGGCCGTCGGGAGGTCGATCCCTTCGTCTCCGACGCGCGAGATCACGAGCGTCGGCGCTTCGCCGTCGCGAAACGAACTGAGAAGTTGCTCTCGGCGGTGATGGGGCGTCTGTCCGGAAAGAAACGGAACCGAGAGCGCGTCGGAAATCGCGTCACCCTGATCGATGTATTCGACGAAAATCAGGGCGTTCCCCTCCGGATGGGCTGACAACAAGTACCGAATCTCGTCTATCTTGGCCGGGTTTTCCGCGGCGATCCGGTACCGCTCGCGACCGTCGGCGGAGCCGTAGGCGTTGGCTTCTTCGTCGTCAGACCAGGGGACGTAGCGGATTTCGAGTTCCGGCTCGGCGACGAACCCGGCGTCGAACAGGGCGTTCCAGTCGGTCCCGATCGGTGGACCGACGAGCGAGAATATCTCCGCCTGTCTGTCGTCCTCCCTGATCGGTGAGGCTGAGAGCCCGAGTCGGTGTCTCGACTGGAGGTGCGTGCTCCGACGGTACACGTCGCTCGGGACGTGGTGAACTTCGTCGAAGATAATGAGTCCCCACTCGCGGTCGTCGAACAGCCGACGGTGGCGATCCATGCCGGCGATCTGGTACGTGGCGATCGTGACCGGCCGAATGGCCTTCTGGCCGCCGTGGTACTGTCCAATCTGGTCGGGAGTCAGACTCGTCGTCCTTTCTATCGTCTCCGCCCACTGGCGCGCGAGTTCGCGACTCGGGACGAGTACGAGCGTCTCTTCGCCGAGGCGTTCCATCACACCGAGCGAGGCGATCGTCTTTCCGCTCCCCGGCGGACCGACGAGGACGCCCGATCCTTCGGCTTCGAATCGATCGACCCACGTCTGCTGGTATTCGCGCAGCGTCGCGTCTAGCGACAATTCTAGCGGATCGCCGCCAGCTAGCGTTCGCTCGTCCTGGACGGGATAGCCGGCTTCGTACAGCAGACGCTTGATCGTCGCTTCGCTGCCCTCGCGGACCCAGTCTTCGGTCTCCGAGATGGGGGCGTGGACGTGCGTCTCGTCGAGCGTTTGACGAGCGACGTTTCCCATCACTTCCGGGCTTCGGGCTTCCAGTACGGTGTACCCATCAGGATGGGTGCGAAGACGAAACTGCGTCGCCCGATCGAACTGACTCTCGATCCACGCTTCGAGTTCGTCGTGCGTTGCTCCAAGCGCCTGTCGAACCGTCCGACGGAGCGATTCGATACTATCGTGAGGGGCTTGCCAGATATCTTCGGGTCTGACGACGTATCGATACCCTCCGTCGCCGTTCGTATCCGCGAGGTGCGCGAACTGCGCGAGCTGTGCGCGGGTAAACTGCGCCGGCTGGTCGAGGACGATCTCGCGTCGCTTCGGGAAGACGATCGCGCGTTCGCGATCGGTCAGGTCTTCGAGTTCCGTCGGGTACCAGACGGTCGGGTCGGTCCCCACCGAGAGTTTACTCACCGAACCGTCCTCGGCGAGCGCTTCGAGAACGTCGTGCGCTCGTTGGTGGGTCAAATCGTGTGACCGTGAGACGGTTCCTGCCGTGAGGACCGGGCGACCGACGTGCTGGCACGCATCGTGAAAATCGGCCAGCGAAAACGCCCCATCGAAACGTTCGTCAGCGGATTCGTCGTGAGTCGTCCCCTCGTCGTCCCTAGCGGACCGCTGCGTATCGCTCGTCCCCGTCGCTTCGTCTGGCGGGTCGTCCGTCACGTCGATGAGTACTGGCGTCGTCGCTAAACCGATTACGCCTCGAGGGTGATTGGCCGCCTGTCGTGTCGTCCAGATAGTACGAACGCCTTTTTCGATCCAGCGCGTAGCCGATAGCATGTATCGGGCAATCCTTCCCGAGGGACAGATCGTCTGCGAGCGCTACGAACACGGCGAGAAAGGGATCGACCTCTTCGACGATAGTGACGAGTTTCTCGCGTTCGTCCCCTACGCGACGCTCAACGCATTGATCGACGAATCGGTCTACGAATCCGACGAACGCTCGATAATGTAATCGGTACGTGTCGATCGAACGACCGGATAAGACGGTCCGTGTACCACCGAACCCACGTGAGGATTGGCGTTTAGGCCGTTGGCGATCGATCGATGGCGTCTAACTGCTCCCGGTAGCGGTTTCTGACGGTCACGACCGTCGTCTGTGCCGTCTCCGCGACTGCCCGCTGTGGAATCGTCTCCTCACAGAGCAGTCCGGCGGCGTAAATCGCCGCCGCCGCGAAGCCGGTGGGCGACTTCCCGGAGTGCAGGCCGAGATCGGTCGTTTCGTCGATTATCTCGAACGCGGTCGATTCTACCTCGCTGCTGACGTCGAGATCCGAGCAAAATCGCGGAACGAACTGTCGGGGATTGGTCGGCTCTAGATTGATGTTGAGCTCGTCTGCGATGTAGCGGTAGGTCCGGCCGATCTCGCGCTGTTCGACACGAGAGACCGCCGTCACCTCCTCGAGGCTACGGGGAATTCCGTCCTTTCGACAGGCGATGTAGAGCGCGCTCGTCGCGACTCCTTCGATTGATCGGCCGCGGATGAGGTCGCGATCGAGCGCCTGCCGGTAAATGACGCTCGCGGTCTCTTTGACCGGGGTCGGGACGCCCAGTGCGCTTACCATCCGGTCGATCTCCGAGAGCGCGTACTTGAGGTTTCGTTCACCGGCGTTTTTCGTCCGGATCCGTTCTTGCCAGACCCGCAACCGGTGAATTTGGCCGTGTTTCGCGGCGTCCATCGAGTGACCGTTCGCGTCGCGATTACGCCAGTCGATGGTGGTCGTGAGACCGCGGTCGTGCATCGATTGAGTGAGCGGCGCGCCGACCCGTGAGAGTTGTTCGTGTTCGCGCGCGTCGAACGCTCGCCACTCCGGGCCGTAGTCGATCGGTTCATCGCTGAGGACGAGTCCACACTCATCGCAGACTAACTCGCGACGATCCGGATCGTGGACGACGGTATCGGTCTCACAATCCGGGCACCGACCTTCGCTCCTCGAGGTCTCCTCTTCCTCCGTGACAGTGTTGGTGACGGACCGTGTCATCAGTGTGTTGGCAGACCCAGGCTCTGACTGTAAGGGGTAGTCATGGTTTCACCAGAAACACACACTTACCCATGAGCGCCGTGACGTGGGGAACGAAAATCGGAGTGACGTGTGAAACCGATCGAGTCTTCGTCTCAGAGCGCTGATCGGGCCGACCGAAAACGGTCTGGTGACTGTCAGCCGACATCCCGGCTCACCTGAGGTCCGTCGAAGATCGCTTTCGATCGACCCACCGGCCGACGACAGGAGACGTAATGGGTGCTTTCGACTCTCAACTGACAGTCAGGTTTTTCACAGTCGAGAGTGACTCTTTCGCAAATGGAACTGTCGGGGGTGAGTATGGGGACGCTAACCGAATCGAACAGCGATAGCGGCTCGTCTCGGCTATCGGACCGCTATTCGAGTCGAGACGGCCGCCAGCCTGGTCGCTTTCGAACGCCCGGAACGGAGCGCCGTTACACTGACGGCCGTGCGAGCCGGCGAACGAGCGAATCGAACGGGCTACGCCGATCGATCCGACGTCCCTCTCACAAAATTGGTAAGCGGTCCGTACGCCGCTGTACGGTTAGAGAATGCACCCCGAAACACCCGCATTCCGCTCGAAACCGTCGTCAACGGACTTTGCAGGTGATGCAAAACGTGAGGGTGTTTAAGAGATTCACCGTTGGGCTACCAGTTGGTGTGTCAAACGTGAATGCGATCGACAGCCGCCGGGAACTCAGGACGGCGTCGCGGTACGCACGGGTACGTAAGCGAGTCTCATCGTGCGGCGACGTCGATATCGAAACCCGTCCATACGAGGGCCGAACGTAATGTCGTCTGTGGATACCTCGCTCCCCGAAGAAATCACGTCCGTCACGGACAAAGAGCGATCCGACGGCCTCTCCAAGGACGTCATCTTCGAGCTGCTCAAGAACCGACGTCGACGCGAGGTCTTACAGTATTTACTCGATACGGACGGGACGGTGACGCTCGGTGAACTCGCCGAACAGATCGCCGCGTGGGAAAACGATACGACCGTCGCGGCGTTGAACTCGGATCAACGAAAGCGAGTGTACGTCGCACTCTATCAGACTCACTTGCCGAAGATGGACGATGCCGGGATCATTGACTACGACCAGGATCGCGGATTGATCGAACTGGCGGACAACGCCGATCTGCTCGTAATGTATCTCGAAACCGATACACACCAGCGCGACCGCTGGGACCGATGGTACGGACTCCTCAGTCTCGCCGGCATCGCCCTGTTGGCGGCAGGATATATCGGGGTCCCGGGTATCGAATCGGTTTCGATGAGTGCGCTCGCGACGCTCGTGATCCTCTCGTTCGCCGTTCTCACCGCCGTCCACGTGCTGGTCAATCGCCGATTTCAGCAGGCTGTCGACGGAAAGTTATCCCGTATCGAGTGACCGAACGACAGTCTCCATGTTCGTCACACTGGCGAGAGATTTTTACACGCCGATACCGTAGACGCCACCGGCTCCCGACGACGATCGTCCAGTACCGGAAACAGTTCGCGTGCCAGCTTCTGTTACCGGCGTGGGAGCCGTTTTTAGGCCGAATCCGCCGATGTGGAGTCAGTACTCGAACGGTTCGCCGTCGAGGCGGACGTATCGAACGTCGGCCGCCCCGTCGTAGTCGGTGACTTGCACGTCGGCCACGGTACCATCGACGTTCCAGGTCGTCCGGGCGTCGTCGCTACCGGAGAGCCACCACTCCGCCCAGCCGTCGCCGTAGGCCTCGCCCTCGTCGAGCCACTGCGCGGCCTCCTCGCTCGGTCGGATTTCGCCGTCGACGTCGATCCGGTATCGGAACTGTCCGGCGAGTTCCAGCGTGTGGCTGTTGTAGCCGGGGAGTGTCGTTGGATCGACACACGTACCGTCGATGCGGACCGACTCGACCGCGGTCTCTTCGTCGTACGGTTCGACGGAGAACGCGGTGATCTCGCCGTCGTACTCCCAGGTCGTCTCTGCGTCGTCGCTACCGGAGAGCCACCACTCAGCCCAGCCGTCGCCGTAGGCCTCGTCCTCGTCGAGCCATTGTACAGCCTCCGCGCTCGGTCGAATTTCGCCGTCCACTTCGATCCGGTATCGGAACTGTCCGGCGAGTTCCAGCGTGTGTTCGAGTGACGGCGCGTGTTCGGTGTCGGCCGAGGCGGTCGAATCGATTCCGGCGGCCGCACCTTCAGCCGACACCGGACAGCCGTCTGGGATCCGAGAGCCATCAGGATCGTTCGAATTCCCGCTCGCCAGGTCGATCGTCGATCCGTGGGCGCGACGCAATCCGCCGTGGAAACCCGTGTCGAACCGACTGTCTTTAACCGACACGCGGCCAGAATCCCCGTTCGCACCGGCGACGATCGCGTAGTGACGACCGTTCATCTCGAGGTCGCAGTCGACGACCTCGACCGTCCCCGGTGACCACGCCCAGATCCCCCGCCCGTCCTGATGTCGCTCGTCGTTGAGGGCGACGCAATTTTCGACCCTACCGCGGGCGAGTCTGTAGTGAGAAACCCAGGAGTTCGCCGAGTAACAATTTCGCAGTTCGACCGTTCCGCGCCCGCCCGGTGCGGAGCAGTAAAACGAGTTGTCGCCCATCTCCTGGATGTTAACGCCATCGATCACCAGGTGGCCGGAGTGCTGTGGCGACACCCAGAGTCCGACGCCGTGTCGGTGGCCATTGCTCGCCCCGTCGCCGAGATAGACGTTCTCGACGACAGACGTTCCGCCGCCCGTATCCGAGACGCCCATGATCGCCGTCGGCGGGTTGTCCATGCGACCCCGGAATCCCACGTTTCTGATCGTCGTGTTCGTTGCGTGCGCGTCGATCGTCGCCGAGGCTCCCGAGCCGGTCACGTCGATGACGACGTTCTCTAATGTTTCACCGGCGCCAACACGGATGACCCGGTGCTCGCCTGTGCCGACGGTGATCGTCTCGTACGACTCGTCGGTACTGGCGGATCCCGCCCCGACGAGGCCGGCGGCCGCGGC
This region includes:
- a CDS encoding DegT/DnrJ/EryC1/StrS family aminotransferase, which translates into the protein MLLPAYVPDAVSEPLVELDVEPRYYAITERLAPDLNDLVDRADSDTLAVVSVNYFGFPQPNLDELSKLCDERGWYHVDDNAHSAWSVSDGSLLGTMGDVGITCLWKTLPIPNGALLYVPSPSLRESFEPSALAGRQPRLDGNDLRYIGKSYLSSVRHASSLVRHSVDSVVQNVYGSAAPDPGRRYDAGKRRFSRLSAILCEETDPTEIVRRRRENFRTWLAMFDESDRCRPLFSHLPPGICPQTMPVYAPDPDAVSNRLRRLGVDGVHRWPRLHPAVAANPDYAVATRLAEHVLTVPVHQHVDPARIETIADGFVDRSVECP
- a CDS encoding DEAD/DEAH box helicase, producing the protein MTDDPPDEATGTSDTQRSARDDEGTTHDESADERFDGAFSLADFHDACQHVGRPVLTAGTVSRSHDLTHQRAHDVLEALAEDGSVSKLSVGTDPTVWYPTELEDLTDRERAIVFPKRREIVLDQPAQFTRAQLAQFAHLADTNGDGGYRYVVRPEDIWQAPHDSIESLRRTVRQALGATHDELEAWIESQFDRATQFRLRTHPDGYTVLEARSPEVMGNVARQTLDETHVHAPISETEDWVREGSEATIKRLLYEAGYPVQDERTLAGGDPLELSLDATLREYQQTWVDRFEAEGSGVLVGPPGSGKTIASLGVMERLGEETLVLVPSRELARQWAETIERTTSLTPDQIGQYHGGQKAIRPVTIATYQIAGMDRHRRLFDDREWGLIIFDEVHHVPSDVYRRSTHLQSRHRLGLSASPIREDDRQAEIFSLVGPPIGTDWNALFDAGFVAEPELEIRYVPWSDDEEANAYGSADGRERYRIAAENPAKIDEIRYLLSAHPEGNALIFVEYIDQGDAISDALSVPFLSGQTPHHRREQLLSSFRDGEAPTLVISRVGDEGIDLPTADLAIVASGLGGSRRQGTQRAGRTMRPAGGSLVYVLATRGTREEEFARRQLQHLGRKGISVREETVERD
- a CDS encoding transcription initiation factor IIB; amino-acid sequence: MTRSVTNTVTEEEETSRSEGRCPDCETDTVVHDPDRRELVCDECGLVLSDEPIDYGPEWRAFDAREHEQLSRVGAPLTQSMHDRGLTTTIDWRNRDANGHSMDAAKHGQIHRLRVWQERIRTKNAGERNLKYALSEIDRMVSALGVPTPVKETASVIYRQALDRDLIRGRSIEGVATSALYIACRKDGIPRSLEEVTAVSRVEQREIGRTYRYIADELNINLEPTNPRQFVPRFCSDLDVSSEVESTAFEIIDETTDLGLHSGKSPTGFAAAAIYAAGLLCEETIPQRAVAETAQTTVVTVRNRYREQLDAIDRSPTA
- a CDS encoding DUF7344 domain-containing protein translates to MSSVDTSLPEEITSVTDKERSDGLSKDVIFELLKNRRRREVLQYLLDTDGTVTLGELAEQIAAWENDTTVAALNSDQRKRVYVALYQTHLPKMDDAGIIDYDQDRGLIELADNADLLVMYLETDTHQRDRWDRWYGLLSLAGIALLAAGYIGVPGIESVSMSALATLVILSFAVLTAVHVLVNRRFQQAVDGKLSRIE